Within the Nerophis ophidion isolate RoL-2023_Sa linkage group LG01, RoL_Noph_v1.0, whole genome shotgun sequence genome, the region tcaactgaatatggtttgaaaaggatttgcaaatcattgtattccgtttatatttacatcaaacacaatttcccaactcatatggaaacagggtttgtagtaggcCTTACTGacgacaactcgtgatctgattggctatcgcaaccgtCTGTCAAACgtttgtgtccgttcacttacagtacATAGATGCCAGCATTATTGATTCTGAAggctcacaatccactcttccttcagTCGTTAACAAGACTTCAAGGTAccctcctccacatggggcaagatctACTTCCCAACTGGGAGACAAAATAAATATCTGAAATAATGATGGCGATTGCACCACTGACGCATCAACAATGAGTGAATGGAcaaaaatgttacatttttaagATAACTGTTGTTTGTGTCCTACAGACATCCAGCAGCTAATTGGTCGTCAGGAAATGCGTCTCCCTATAGTAACAGAAGGGAGCTTCACTTTGAAGCAGGAAGAGCCACCATcctcccacataaaagaggaagaggaggaactccaTATAACTCAGGAGGGAGTGTGCCTTCTCGGTCCGGAGGAGGCTCACCTTACGGAAGTAAAGACCGAAAACAATGAAGAGCAACCACAAGCAAACAACCTcctagctccactatcagatagtgatgaCATAAAATCACACTCTCCTGAAGATGAAGACCGATTCGACACCCAAAAGCCTTCGAGCAGCgttacagactgtgaaggtgatatgacGACTAACACTGGCAACAAACGTTCTGAAAAGTCCAAAAAAAAGCCAAGTAAAAATCGGTTTGTTTGCTCATTTTGTGCTAAAGGTTTTTTTTATAGGAGCTATTTGGCTcgacatatgagaacacacacaggagaaaaaccctttAAATGTTCGATTTGTGATAAAAGATTCTCTCACAATGTCTCTGTGGTATCCCACATGAGAAcccacacgggagaaaaaccctTCACATGTTCCGTTTGTCACAAAACCTTCTCTCTGCAGATACACATGTcgacacacatgagaatacacacaagGGAAAAACCTTATAGATGCTCAGTTTGTGAGAAAAGATTCACTCAAAGGCCACATATGCTGTcacacatgagaaaacacacaggagaaaaacctttcagctGCTCAGTGTGTGACAGAAGATTCACTCAAAAGGCACATATGCTAGCACACATGAGAAAAcatacaggagaaaaacctttcagttgctCCAATTGTGTTAAAAGGTTTTCTCGTAAAAGTGATTTCACtagacacatgagaacgcacacgggagaaaaaccctttagttgttcagtttgtgatAAAAGATTTACTCAGAAAGAAACAGTGGACtcccacatgagaacacacactggagaaaaaccctttaaGTGTTCAATCTGCGATAAAAGGTTCACTAACAATGCGTCACTCTTGtcgcacatgagaacgcacactggagaaaaacccttcaGATGTTCTGTTTGTCATAAAACGTTCTCACACAGCGGAACAATGGTATCGCACATGCGAacgcacacaggtgaaaaaccttttagttgttcagtttgcggtAGAGGATTTGCTCAAAAGTCCAACATGGCATCGCACATGAAAACACACGCAGGAGAAAAGGCCTTTCGGTGTTCACATTGCACGAAAACATTCACTCTGCACGAAACCTTGATGTTACACATGCGGACACACAGTGTAGAGTAAACGTTATGAGTttctgcaaaaataaaaaattatcaaaaCCTAAAAGTATTATATTAAGTGTAATCATCACACATGAGGACTGAGGAGTCTCCTAGAAATGTATGATCTGCTGGGTGTAAAATACCAGATTCCCCCATAAATTATACCCAACTTTAGattctgaccttttcaccatttCAGGCTGAttggttgagaaaaaaaaaaagatgaaatgttCCTTGCCCTTTTTTTATTTTGGGCTAATTACCAATGATCATGTAAAAGGTTTTGTCAACAGGGGTGCCAAAATATATATCCACATAGGAATTGGGATTCTTATTCAATAAGACTCGGAATCCATCCAAAATTTGCACTAATTTGCTGCGTCAGGTAATTATCTACGTCGAGTTTTGTCCCTGCAAGTGGTGGGTCCAGCGAGCTCCTAAAATGAGTGAGCTAGCTTTAGATATTGTTAATGTTTCTGCATGAATGAGAAAGAAATACAGTCAGCAACATCAGCCAATTTTTCAGGCGCACTTTGGATTCTCTGAGGGACAGGCAATATGGCCTAAAGTCTAGATCACaatatatatttaaaggcctactgaaatgagattttcttatttaaacggaatagcaggtccaatctatgtgtcattcttgatcatttcgcgatattgccatatttttgctgaaaggatttagtagagaacatcgacgataaagtttgcaacttttggtgctgataaaaatgctttacctgtaccggaagtaacagacgatatgcgcgtgacgtcacgggttgtggagctcctcacatctgaacattgtttacaatcatggccaccagcagcgagagcgattcggaccgagaaagcggcgatttccccattaatttgatcgaggatgaaagatttgtggatgaggaaagtgagagtgacgaactaaggagaaaaaaaaaaagaccagggtttcccacacattcatttatttgtggttgtccgtcacgaaagaattacggccgccacaaaaaatatatatatgtatatttttaattgtatttatttattttttcccgcttttgactcgctcgaccgctcttaAAAGCAATGGgtctctgtctgtgaatggagcttgtagttacatatgatataaatatgtaaatattatataaatatgtatataaatatgtacgtaaagtgttgtaattatatcccaactccacgttcttcttggcgatgcccatctctgcccttcgcaagggaccctcttcgaaacacgatctttcgaaatgatcgctgcaaaatacactgtacattgtgtgtgtgtgtgtgtgtgtgtgtggtccaatccaaccgtgttcgcttgaccgctctgttccatagtaaagctttaccgtcatctttcgggaatgaaaacaatgaaacacctgctgtgtttgtgttgctaaaggcacccccaatacaccgcttcccacctacagcgttcttctttgacgtctcgattattcattgaacaaattgcaaaagattcagccacactgTGGAATTATGGGATGAaatcagacgacttatagctgggaaaggtgctggaacaaaatgtcctctacaatgcgtgacatcacgcgcccgcgtcatcataccgcgacgtttcagcgggatacttcggcgcgaaattttaaattgcaatttagtaaactaacccggccgtattggcatgtgttgcaatgttaagatttcatcattgatatataaactatcagactgcgtggtcggtagtagtgggtttcagtaggcctttaaaattctcCAATAGCGAcatatgtaacaa harbors:
- the LOC133554507 gene encoding gastrula zinc finger protein XlCGF57.1-like isoform X2, whose translation is MPALLILKAHNPLFLQSLTRLQDIQQLIGRQEMRLPIVTEGSFTLKQEEPPSSHIKEEEEELHITQEGVCLLGPEEAHLTEVKTENNEEQPQANNLLAPLSDSDDIKSHSPEDEDRFDTQKPSSSVTDCEGDMTTNTGNKRSEKSKKKPSKNRFVCSFCAKGFFYRSYLARHMRTHTGEKPFKCSICDKRFSHNVSVVSHMRTHTGEKPFTCSVCHKTFSLQIHMSTHMRIHTREKPYRCSVCEKRFTQRPHMLSHMRKHTGEKPFSCSVCDRRFTQKAHMLAHMRKHTGEKPFSCSNCVKRFSRKSDFTRHMRTHTGEKPFSCSVCDKRFTQKETVDSHMRTHTGEKPFKCSICDKRFTNNASLLSHMRTHTGEKPFRCSVCHKTFSHSGTMVSHMRTHTGEKPFSCSVCGRGFAQKSNMASHMKTHAGEKAFRCSHCTKTFTLHETLMLHMRTHSVE
- the LOC133554507 gene encoding gastrula zinc finger protein XlCGF57.1-like isoform X1; the protein is MLKRLIEERLMAAADEIFAQFERTTASYEEQLSRTREEKERYRKQLEAVASKTGIILQTPDIQQLIGRQEMRLPIVTEGSFTLKQEEPPSSHIKEEEEELHITQEGVCLLGPEEAHLTEVKTENNEEQPQANNLLAPLSDSDDIKSHSPEDEDRFDTQKPSSSVTDCEGDMTTNTGNKRSEKSKKKPSKNRFVCSFCAKGFFYRSYLARHMRTHTGEKPFKCSICDKRFSHNVSVVSHMRTHTGEKPFTCSVCHKTFSLQIHMSTHMRIHTREKPYRCSVCEKRFTQRPHMLSHMRKHTGEKPFSCSVCDRRFTQKAHMLAHMRKHTGEKPFSCSNCVKRFSRKSDFTRHMRTHTGEKPFSCSVCDKRFTQKETVDSHMRTHTGEKPFKCSICDKRFTNNASLLSHMRTHTGEKPFRCSVCHKTFSHSGTMVSHMRTHTGEKPFSCSVCGRGFAQKSNMASHMKTHAGEKAFRCSHCTKTFTLHETLMLHMRTHSVE